Proteins co-encoded in one Medicago truncatula cultivar Jemalong A17 chromosome 8, MtrunA17r5.0-ANR, whole genome shotgun sequence genomic window:
- the LOC11439602 gene encoding uncharacterized protein, with protein sequence MANKYSVRSISLPSRFHPSTIRVHEELNKLKTWEGTSTSTSSSIQTGLSLIEELYISLEDLLNMASTQQVISHHRGEKCIEEVLDSSMRILDICGITKDTILQIKENVQALHSCLRRRKGDSSVERSVEEYKFFTKLMKKNVTKLITSLKHMDSKFGVSQILELDHHLCSIIRVFREVITMNLSVFQFILSFLNVSSSKSKATKWMLVTKLMHKGAITFEDNSENINELQCVEATLNTLLSESTIGEKFQAAHERLEALENAIESIENGLENLFRHLIKIRSSLLNIISQ encoded by the coding sequence ATGGCAAACAAGTATAGTGTTCGATCAATTAGTTTGCCATCTAGATTTCATCCTAGCACAATTAGAGTACATGAGGAATTGAACAAGCTCAAGACTTGGGAAGGAACATCCACATCTACATCAAGCTCCATTCAAACGGGTCTTTCCTTGATTGAAGAATTGTATATTTCATTGGAAGATCTTCTCAACATGGCATCAACCCAACAAGTGATTTCTCACCATAGAGGTGAGAAATGCATTGAAGAGGTGTTGGATAGTTCAATGAGAATTTTGGATATTTGTGGCATCACTAAGGATACAATTCTTCAAATCAAGGAAAATGTTCAAGCCCTTCACTCTTGTCTAAGGAGAAGAAAAGGTGATTCAAGTGTTGAAAGAAGTGTGGAAGAATACAAATTTTTCACAAAACTGATGAAGAAAAATGTCACCAAGTTGATCACAAGTTTGAAGCATATGGATAGTAAATTTGGGGTGTCCCAAATTTTAGAACTTGATCATCACCTTTGCTCTATAATTAGAGTGTTTAGGGAAGTGATTACAATGAACTTGTCtgtttttcaattcattttgtCATTTTTGAATGTGTCTTCATCAAAGTCTAAGGCAACTAAATGGATGTTGGTGACAAAACTAATGCACAAGGGTGCTATAACATTTGAAGATAACTCAGAAAATATCAATGAGTTGCAATGTGTGGAAGCTACTTTAAATACCCTTTTAAGTGAATCCACTATTGGCGAAAAGTTTCAGGCTGCACATGAAAGATTGGAGGCTTTGGAGAATGCAATTGAAAGTATTGAGAATGGTTTAGAGAACTTATTTAGACACTTAATTAAAATTAGATCCTCCCTCTTGAACATAATCTCTCAATAG
- the LOC11437618 gene encoding uncharacterized protein, whose amino-acid sequence METISMLPSTHQPLRSISLPTRIHPSSQRVEALLNHLKPQSSSQSLSNTLCFESETIQSDLVVLAELYNCMEELFQSQQTQQALLHYQNGKLVEDSLSGSVTLLDACGSSRELLLNLKEHVETLQSAIRRRRGNSTSSIESSIYEYDCFRKKAKKEISKQLGEMKKMENKVKLFSIMGQDQNLIFLAKVLREATTITISIFRSLLLFISTPRLRTTKGSSLISKLNPTRLFSSENEHKNTDFVALLRVLETLNVNVCGLEGGLDCIYRCLVRNRVSFLNMLAH is encoded by the coding sequence atggaaacaatTTCAATGTTACCATCTACTCATCAACCATTAAGATCAATTAGTTTGCCAACAAGAATACACCCATCTTCACAAAGAGTTGAAGCATTATTGAACCATCTTAAACCACAATCTTCATCTCAATCTCTTTCAAATACATTATGTTTTGAATCAGAGACAATTCAAAGTGATTTGGTTGTGCTTGCTGAGTTATACAATTGCATGGAAGAACTCTTCCAATCTCAACAAACACAACAAGCACTTTTACACTATCAAAATGGGAAGCTAGTGGAAGATTCATTAAGTGGTTCAGTTACACTTTTAGATGCATGTGGTTCATCAAGGGAATTACTCTTGAATCTCAAGGAACATGTGGAAACACTTCAATCGGCTATACGTAGAAGACGAGGAAATTCAACTTCAAGCATTGAAAGCAGCATATATGAGTATGATTGCTTTAGAAAGAAGGCAAAGAAGGAAATTTCAAAGCAACTTggtgaaatgaagaaaatggaaaacAAAGTAAAGCTTTTTTCTATTATGGGCCAAgatcaaaatttaatatttttggcTAAGGTTTTAAGAGAAGCTACCACCATCACAATATCTATATTTCGTTCTCTTTTACTATTCATATCAACGCCAAGACTTCGAACAACAAAAGGATCATCGTTGATCTCGAAGCTTAATCCAACAAGATTGTTTTCTTCAGAGAATGAACATAAGAACACAGATTTTGTTGCACTCTTAAGAGTGTTAGAGACATTGAATGTTAATGTTTGTGGACTTGAAGGTGGATTGGATTGCATTTATAGATGTTTAGTACGAAATAGAGTTTCATTTCTTAATATGCTTGCTCATTAG